In the genome of Microbacterium paraoxydans, the window CCACCATCCGGACGCTGCTCGACTACCGGTGGCAGCGGGATGCGGAGGGCGTGCTCGTGGCCGAGGTGAAGGCGGACGCGTTCTGCCACAGCATGGTGCGGGCGCTGGTCGGCGCCTGCGCGGCGGTGGGGGAGGGGCGACTCGATGTGGACGACCTCGTCGTGCTCCGCGATGCGTTGACGCGGACGAGCGAGTTCAAGCTCCTCGCCGCCCGCGGTCTCACGCTCACCGAGGTCGGGTATCCGGCCGACGAGCTGCTGGCGGCCAGGGCCGCGCAGACCAGGGCCCGACGCGACCGCGAGAGCGACTGATCGCCGGGATCGGGAGCCGGGGCACAGATGGGGCGGGTAGCGTGGGGACGATCATGAAGGTCATCTCCTACAACCTGCGCAAGCACCGCGCCGCCGGCGAGCTCGCGGCGCTCGTCGATGAGCATGATCCCGACATCCTCTGCCTCCAGGAGTGCGACGTCCCGGAGCTTCCGGATCGGATCGGCGGCCTCGTCCTGGCGGATGCGACGCAGGGCAACCGCCTCGGCCTCGCCCTCTTCTACCGGGAGAGCACCTATCGGCTGCAGGGCATCCGCACCCTTGGCCTGAAGAAGTCGCTGCACGACCGGATCGCGAAACCGGCGCACGAGCGCGTCCTCGGCGCCCGCCTGCGTGACATCGACGACGGCGGAGAATTCATCGTGGCGTCCTTCCACGCCGCGCCCCTGACGGCGTTGAACTCACTCCGCCGGCACCAGATCCGCGCC includes:
- a CDS encoding endonuclease/exonuclease/phosphatase family protein, with translation MKVISYNLRKHRAAGELAALVDEHDPDILCLQECDVPELPDRIGGLVLADATQGNRLGLALFYRESTYRLQGIRTLGLKKSLHDRIAKPAHERVLGARLRDIDDGGEFIVASFHAAPLTALNSLRRHQIRAALAELATLGEGLPQLMVGDYNYPVFKENLGQAVRDQGYALSLSDDHTYTRYRVFRGHYDFATSSGFEIERITTLPQRSSDHRPILVTVRPN